In Streptomyces sp. NBC_01551, one DNA window encodes the following:
- a CDS encoding carbohydrate ABC transporter permease: protein MTLLPSPAKAVPPPRSRSRSRARRNALVGWGFAGPFAAVFALVFLAPIGYALYLSLMRDRLIGGTSFVGADNYAQALTDARFWEGSARVGLFLLVQVPLMLGIALLVALAIDSGRLYGKAFFRVAVFLPYAVPAVVASLMWGFIYGTRFGLVGNLNDAFGLALPDPLSPSWVLASIGNVVTWEFVGYNTLIFYAALKVVPRSLYEAAAIDGAGEWRIVTAIKLPAIRSAVVIATIFSIIGSFQLFNEPNIMQNLAPNAITTDYTPNLYTYSLAFSGQQHNYAATIAIVMGVLTAVIAYAVQLRGMRKG, encoded by the coding sequence ATGACGCTCCTGCCGTCACCGGCAAAAGCAGTCCCCCCACCCCGCTCCCGTTCCCGTTCACGTGCACGTCGGAACGCCCTCGTCGGCTGGGGGTTCGCCGGACCGTTCGCAGCGGTGTTCGCCCTCGTCTTCCTGGCTCCCATCGGGTACGCGCTCTACCTCAGCCTGATGCGCGATCGGCTCATCGGCGGCACCTCCTTCGTCGGCGCGGACAACTATGCCCAAGCGCTGACCGATGCGCGGTTCTGGGAGGGATCGGCCCGGGTCGGGCTGTTCCTGCTCGTCCAGGTGCCTCTCATGCTGGGGATCGCGTTGCTCGTCGCGCTCGCCATCGACAGCGGCCGGCTGTACGGCAAGGCCTTCTTCAGGGTGGCCGTCTTCCTGCCCTACGCCGTACCGGCCGTGGTGGCCAGCCTGATGTGGGGGTTCATCTACGGCACCAGGTTCGGCCTGGTGGGCAACCTGAACGACGCGTTCGGCCTGGCCCTGCCGGATCCGCTCTCGCCCTCATGGGTGCTCGCCTCCATAGGCAACGTAGTGACCTGGGAGTTCGTCGGCTACAACACCTTGATCTTCTATGCCGCCCTCAAGGTGGTCCCGCGCTCCCTCTACGAGGCGGCCGCCATCGACGGCGCCGGGGAGTGGCGCATCGTCACCGCGATCAAACTCCCGGCCATCCGCAGCGCGGTGGTCATCGCGACGATCTTCTCGATCATCGGCAGCTTCCAGCTGTTCAACGAGCCCAACATTATGCAGAACCTCGCTCCCAACGCGATCACTACCGACTACACCCCGAACCTCTACACGTACTCGCTGGCCTTCTCCGGGCAGCAGCACAACTACGCGGCGACCATCGCCATCGTGATGGGCGTCCTCACCGCGGTCATCGCCTACGCGGTCCAGCTCCGCGGCATGCGGAAGGGCTGA
- a CDS encoding sugar ABC transporter substrate-binding protein: MRTNSRHRIFAAVAATCALALGATACGSPDPGAGGSAKDVASALEAGGKVTVWAWEPTLKKVAAEFEKKYPKVDIELVNAGTGDKQYTALQNAVAAGSGAPDVAQVEYYAVGQFAIGKSLEELSPYGASAHDQAFTTGPWSAVKYGKGIYALPMDSGPMALFYNKKVFDRHGIAVPTTWDEYVEAARALHKADPKLYITNDTGDAGATTSLIWQAGGRPYKVEGTEIGIDFGDTGTARYTGTWQKLIDERLLAPVTSWSDEWYKGLSDGSIATLSTGGWMPANFASGAPAASGDWRVAPLPQWTKGAKAGAENGGSSLAVPKASKNKALAYAFIEYATTGAGATARVFEGAFPATRADLESSAFLDTPFPYFGGQQANRILADAARDVGAGWSYLPYQVYANSVFNDTVGKAYVSSTTLTQGLEAWRATSAKYGTDQGFTVAE; this comes from the coding sequence ATGAGAACGAACAGCCGCCACCGGATCTTCGCCGCCGTCGCCGCGACGTGCGCCCTGGCTCTCGGCGCCACCGCCTGCGGTTCGCCGGACCCGGGGGCCGGCGGTTCCGCGAAGGACGTGGCGTCAGCACTCGAAGCCGGAGGCAAGGTGACGGTGTGGGCGTGGGAGCCCACGCTGAAGAAGGTGGCCGCCGAGTTCGAGAAGAAGTATCCGAAGGTGGACATCGAGCTCGTCAACGCGGGCACGGGCGACAAGCAGTACACCGCGCTGCAGAACGCCGTCGCAGCCGGCTCGGGAGCCCCGGACGTGGCCCAGGTCGAGTACTACGCCGTCGGCCAGTTCGCCATCGGCAAATCCTTGGAGGAGCTCTCCCCCTACGGCGCATCCGCCCATGACCAGGCCTTCACCACCGGTCCTTGGAGCGCCGTCAAGTACGGCAAGGGGATCTACGCCCTCCCCATGGACTCCGGCCCCATGGCGCTGTTCTACAACAAGAAGGTCTTCGACCGGCACGGCATCGCCGTCCCCACCACCTGGGACGAGTACGTCGAAGCGGCGCGCGCCCTGCACAAGGCGGACCCGAAGCTCTACATCACGAACGACACCGGGGACGCCGGCGCCACGACCAGCCTGATCTGGCAGGCGGGCGGACGCCCGTACAAGGTGGAGGGCACCGAGATCGGCATCGACTTCGGTGACACCGGCACGGCCCGGTACACGGGTACCTGGCAGAAGCTCATCGACGAGCGACTGCTCGCGCCGGTCACCTCCTGGAGCGACGAGTGGTACAAGGGTCTGTCGGACGGCAGCATCGCCACCCTGTCCACAGGCGGCTGGATGCCCGCCAACTTCGCCTCGGGTGCACCCGCCGCGTCGGGGGACTGGCGCGTGGCACCCCTCCCGCAGTGGACCAAGGGGGCCAAGGCGGGTGCGGAGAACGGGGGCAGCTCCCTCGCCGTGCCGAAGGCGTCGAAGAACAAGGCGCTGGCCTACGCCTTCATCGAGTACGCGACCACGGGGGCCGGCGCCACGGCCCGCGTCTTTGAGGGCGCCTTCCCCGCCACGCGGGCCGACCTGGAATCGTCGGCCTTCCTGGACACGCCGTTCCCCTACTTCGGGGGCCAGCAGGCCAACCGGATCCTGGCCGACGCGGCCCGTGACGTCGGCGCGGGCTGGTCGTACCTGCCGTACCAGGTGTACGCGAACTCCGTCTTCAACGACACCGTCGGCAAGGCGTACGTCTCCTCGACGACCCTGACCCAGGGGCTGGAGGCCTGGCGGGCCACAAGCGCCAAGTACGGCACGGACCAAGGGTTCACCGTCGCCGAATAG
- a CDS encoding carbohydrate ABC transporter permease: MITDPAGVSSDTRERTAHSGADSSSAATAGSRRPPAAEPPCAAAPRRRRRPHTPIDPKPSIPLTLVTGLVLVYTLLPLVWLAVNATKDQEDLLDSFGLWLGRDFQLWDNISRTLTYDDGAFVRWTLNTLLYVAAGAGGATLLAVLGGYALAVYEFPGRRAVFAVVIGAVAVPGTALAVPTFLMFSGMGLANTPWAVIVPSLVSPFGLYLMWVFTAEAVPSELLEAARIDGAGELRIFFRIALPLLMPGTVTVLLFSMVATWNNYFLPLIMIKDPDWYPLTLGLNAWSAQARTAGGEPVFDLIITGSLLTIAPIVVIFLLLQRYWQSGLAAGSVKE, from the coding sequence ATGATCACGGACCCCGCCGGTGTCTCCTCGGACACGAGGGAGCGCACCGCCCACTCCGGCGCGGACTCGAGCAGCGCCGCCACCGCCGGATCACGCAGGCCCCCGGCCGCCGAACCGCCCTGCGCGGCTGCGCCGCGCCGCCGCCGACGGCCCCACACCCCGATCGACCCCAAGCCCAGCATCCCGCTGACCCTGGTCACCGGGCTGGTCCTCGTGTACACCCTGCTGCCTCTCGTGTGGTTGGCCGTCAACGCGACCAAGGACCAGGAGGACCTCCTCGACTCCTTCGGTCTGTGGCTCGGCAGGGACTTCCAGCTGTGGGACAACATCTCCCGCACGCTGACCTACGACGACGGCGCCTTCGTCCGCTGGACGCTGAACACACTGCTGTACGTCGCGGCCGGCGCGGGCGGTGCGACGCTGCTCGCCGTGCTCGGCGGATACGCACTGGCCGTGTACGAGTTCCCGGGCCGCCGAGCCGTGTTCGCCGTCGTCATCGGGGCCGTGGCCGTCCCCGGCACGGCCCTCGCCGTCCCCACGTTCCTGATGTTCAGCGGCATGGGCCTGGCCAACACCCCCTGGGCAGTGATCGTCCCCTCCCTGGTCTCGCCCTTCGGGCTCTACCTGATGTGGGTGTTCACCGCGGAAGCGGTACCTTCCGAACTGCTCGAAGCCGCCCGCATCGACGGCGCCGGCGAGCTGCGCATCTTTTTCAGGATCGCCCTGCCGCTGCTGATGCCGGGAACCGTCACGGTGCTGCTCTTCTCGATGGTCGCGACCTGGAACAACTACTTCCTGCCGCTGATCATGATCAAGGATCCGGACTGGTACCCGCTCACTCTCGGTCTCAACGCGTGGAGCGCCCAGGCCAGGACCGCGGGCGGCGAGCCCGTGTTCGACCTCATCATCACCGGATCCCTGCTCACCATCGCGCCGATCGTCGTCATCTTCCTCCTGCTCCAGCGCTACTGGCAGTCAGGTCTGGCCGCCGGCAGCGTCAAGGAGTGA